From the Candidatus Krumholzibacteriota bacterium genome, one window contains:
- a CDS encoding NCS2 family permease produces MNKNNIYPWVVKRDIDGFFGLAIDNLIQFLLIASLCPVIAGIPAEFVFTRILPGAALSIVFGNVFYSWQARKLASKERRSDVTALPYGINTVSFFAYLIFIMGPVYRETGSWQAAWKVGLLACLLSGVIEFTSAFFMDKLRRITPRAALLSTLAGIAITFISMDFALRTFQYPLIAMLPLAVILIQYFSRVRFPFGIPGGMVALIAGTILAWVFGMMDFGNVEAAISGIGFNGPKLSSAGLLEVIKSQYLYKYLSIIIPMALFNVFGSIQNLESAEAAGDRYETKPALAVNGIGSLIASLFGSCFPTTIYIGHPGWKGLGARTGYSLLNGFFFLIIALGGCVKLINTLVPMEAGIAIVLWIGITIAAQAFQSTPRSHAPAVVIGLFPAFAAWGLNILKQAYTGAGTTLAKEAAAGIPINGIMGLMALEKGFIFSSMILAAISVFLIEKDFLKASLWSFGGMFLAFFGVIHTFEIVGNGTVSVLGWNAGGRFAFGYLCFAVVFLSFYIYQKGRVRV; encoded by the coding sequence ATGAATAAGAATAATATTTATCCATGGGTTGTAAAACGCGATATCGACGGTTTTTTTGGTCTCGCGATAGATAATCTGATTCAATTTCTTCTCATTGCGTCTCTTTGTCCTGTAATAGCCGGAATCCCGGCTGAATTTGTTTTTACCAGGATATTGCCCGGCGCCGCGCTTTCTATAGTTTTCGGGAATGTCTTTTATTCCTGGCAGGCGAGAAAACTGGCGAGTAAGGAAAGACGAAGCGATGTTACGGCTCTTCCTTATGGAATAAACACAGTAAGTTTTTTCGCTTATCTTATTTTTATAATGGGTCCTGTCTACAGGGAAACCGGAAGCTGGCAAGCAGCTTGGAAAGTTGGGCTTCTCGCCTGCCTCTTAAGCGGTGTAATAGAATTCACCTCGGCATTCTTTATGGATAAATTAAGACGGATTACCCCCCGGGCCGCTCTTCTTTCCACTCTGGCCGGAATCGCGATTACATTTATTTCTATGGATTTTGCTCTCCGGACATTTCAGTATCCGCTTATAGCGATGCTGCCCCTCGCTGTGATTTTGATCCAGTATTTTTCCAGGGTGAGGTTTCCTTTCGGAATCCCGGGCGGCATGGTGGCTCTTATAGCAGGCACTATACTGGCGTGGGTTTTCGGGATGATGGATTTTGGTAATGTTGAAGCTGCCATTTCAGGAATCGGGTTTAACGGACCTAAACTTTCATCGGCGGGTCTATTAGAAGTTATAAAGAGTCAGTACCTCTACAAATATCTTTCGATTATTATTCCAATGGCTTTGTTTAATGTTTTTGGTTCAATCCAGAATCTCGAAAGCGCTGAAGCGGCAGGAGACAGATACGAGACAAAGCCGGCGCTTGCCGTAAACGGGATAGGATCTCTTATAGCATCCCTTTTCGGTTCATGTTTTCCGACTACGATATATATTGGACATCCGGGGTGGAAGGGCCTGGGCGCCAGGACAGGATATTCACTTCTAAACGGATTCTTCTTTTTGATCATTGCTCTTGGCGGGTGTGTTAAACTTATTAACACATTAGTTCCGATGGAAGCGGGAATAGCCATTGTTCTATGGATTGGGATCACTATAGCTGCTCAGGCTTTCCAGTCTACTCCCCGCAGTCACGCGCCGGCGGTTGTTATCGGTCTTTTTCCCGCATTCGCGGCTTGGGGACTGAATATTCTTAAACAGGCATATACGGGAGCAGGTACAACGCTGGCCAAGGAAGCAGCAGCCGGCATACCGATAAATGGTATTATGGGACTTATGGCCCTTGAAAAAGGGTTTATATTTTCATCTATGATTCTTGCCGCTATAAGCGTCTTTTTGATCGAAAAAGATTTTCTTAAGGCCTCGCTGTGGTCTTTTGGGGGAATGTTTTTAGCTTTTTTCGGCGTCATTCATACCTTTGAGATTGTCGGAAATGGGACGGTAAGTGTGCTTGGCTGGAACGCCGGAGGAAGATTCGCATTCGGTTATCTTTGTTTCGCCGTAGTTTTCTTATCATTCTATATATACCAAAAGGGGCGCGTGCGAGTTTGA
- a CDS encoding sigma 54-interacting transcriptional regulator has protein sequence MIIPPDMETWYSRFLSGRGDVVDSLNSFLGEDSGARTRDGAWAAFILSRIYFVQGKLDLAQSYLRRSFRIFYSLKENEYPLGLWVNRALILKHRGEYSRASKLLRAVCRLSLRRRHVLSAAKASSNLASILARRGSLEESRAYLNLAENIYNALGREKENLSLTLTRSVLDIRRELLSKAKDNICEVLFQSEGPEFNRERLTAGFLLAEIFIRRDETAAALNILENIAEDIEGLEKFPSKKMIYYYLYSLLACRRGNDDKKNKYYEKGERLRKELGIARPGKWLPGSEKDLLPPAREKKRAVEEETIAERESLYICGNTMSRNGTAENEFITVNNRMKNLLERIKGVSGTPLPILLCGNTGTGKDLIAGMIHKWSGRSDKPFIPVNVTALAPSLFESSLFGHVKGAFTGAVKLNKGFVEASGDGTIFLDEIGELRADLQAKLLRYLDSGEYLVVGGSEVKRGTARIIAATNKDLESAIEKGTFRIDLYHRLNVFNFMIPSLKERKNDIKIMAEYFIRKACGEFNISRAGLTKNACDVLKRYSWPGNVRELQNEVLKALFNSRSGVIRASDFSARILTELVMPNKSEESSLDNRIAAMERREILKALREAGGNRSMAARILGLERTTLIYRIKRYGLN, from the coding sequence ATGATTATTCCTCCAGATATGGAAACGTGGTATAGCCGGTTCTTAAGTGGCAGGGGGGACGTTGTCGATTCCCTTAATTCTTTTTTAGGGGAAGACAGCGGCGCGCGTACCAGAGACGGAGCCTGGGCCGCGTTTATATTATCACGGATATATTTTGTACAGGGAAAACTTGATCTAGCTCAATCTTACCTTCGAAGATCCTTTAGAATATTCTATTCTCTTAAGGAAAATGAATATCCTCTGGGTTTATGGGTCAACAGGGCATTGATATTAAAACACAGGGGTGAATATTCAAGAGCTTCGAAACTCCTTAGAGCAGTTTGCAGGCTTTCATTAAGAAGGAGACATGTGCTAAGCGCGGCTAAGGCCTCCTCTAATCTCGCTTCAATTCTGGCAAGGAGGGGTTCACTGGAAGAATCCCGTGCGTATCTGAATCTTGCCGAAAATATTTATAATGCCTTGGGAAGAGAGAAAGAAAATCTATCCCTCACGCTCACGCGGTCGGTTCTTGATATAAGAAGAGAACTATTGTCAAAGGCGAAAGATAATATTTGCGAGGTTCTCTTTCAATCAGAAGGGCCGGAATTTAATCGCGAACGGCTCACAGCCGGGTTTCTTCTCGCGGAAATTTTTATCAGGCGTGACGAGACGGCCGCGGCGCTTAATATTCTCGAGAATATAGCTGAAGATATAGAGGGTCTTGAGAAATTTCCATCCAAGAAGATGATATATTACTATCTATATTCTCTTTTAGCCTGCCGCAGGGGAAATGATGATAAGAAGAATAAATACTATGAAAAAGGAGAGAGATTAAGGAAAGAACTTGGTATAGCACGGCCAGGCAAATGGTTGCCCGGCTCGGAGAAAGATCTCCTTCCTCCTGCGCGTGAGAAAAAGAGGGCTGTAGAAGAAGAGACAATCGCTGAAAGAGAATCACTTTATATATGCGGAAATACTATGAGTAGAAACGGAACCGCGGAGAATGAATTTATTACGGTCAATAATAGGATGAAAAATCTCCTTGAAAGGATAAAGGGTGTTTCCGGCACACCTCTTCCGATTCTTCTCTGCGGGAATACGGGAACGGGGAAAGATCTTATAGCAGGTATGATACATAAATGGAGCGGAAGGAGTGACAAGCCGTTTATTCCAGTTAATGTTACGGCGCTGGCGCCCTCACTATTTGAAAGCAGTCTTTTCGGACACGTGAAGGGAGCTTTTACGGGTGCTGTAAAGCTGAATAAAGGTTTTGTGGAAGCTTCCGGCGACGGGACCATATTCTTAGATGAAATCGGTGAATTAAGGGCGGATTTACAGGCTAAACTCCTGCGTTACCTTGACAGCGGGGAATATCTTGTTGTGGGGGGTTCAGAGGTTAAAAGGGGAACTGCCAGAATTATTGCCGCGACGAATAAAGATCTTGAATCCGCGATTGAGAAAGGAACCTTCCGTATAGATCTCTATCATAGATTAAACGTGTTCAATTTCATGATTCCTTCGCTCAAAGAGAGGAAGAATGATATTAAAATTATGGCTGAATATTTTATTAGAAAAGCTTGCGGTGAATTTAATATTTCCAGGGCCGGGTTAACCAAAAACGCATGTGATGTACTTAAGCGGTATTCCTGGCCGGGAAATGTAAGGGAATTACAAAATGAGGTATTAAAAGCATTATTTAATTCGCGGTCAGGTGTTATCAGGGCTTCGGATTTTTCGGCTCGTATCCTGACAGAGTTGGTAATGCCGAATAAATCTGAAGAATCTTCCCTGGATAACCGTATCGCGGCAATGGAAAGAAGGGAAATTCTCAAGGCTCTGCGCGAAGCGGGGGGTAACCGTTCCATGGCAGCCAGAATTCTGGGGCTTGAGAGAACTACTCTTATATACAGGATAAAGAGGTATGGTCTGAATTAG
- a CDS encoding adenosine-specific kinase, which yields MKTEIVKINKPEEVNFILGQSHFIKTVEDIHEAAVTSVAGIKFGIAFCEASAKRLIRYSGNDDKMIDLAKSNALAIGAGHSFIIFMKDTFPINLLNAVKNVPEVCRIFCATANDVEVIVSETKQGRGILGIIDGESPLGIENEEDKKSRMDLLRKIGYKL from the coding sequence ATGAAAACAGAGATCGTTAAAATAAATAAACCTGAGGAAGTAAATTTCATCCTCGGGCAATCTCACTTTATAAAAACGGTGGAAGACATTCATGAAGCAGCCGTAACCTCGGTAGCGGGAATAAAATTCGGTATCGCTTTCTGCGAAGCTTCTGCTAAAAGGCTGATTCGCTATTCAGGTAATGACGACAAAATGATAGATCTGGCAAAATCAAACGCTCTGGCTATCGGAGCCGGTCATTCGTTTATTATTTTCATGAAGGACACTTTTCCGATAAACCTGCTCAACGCCGTAAAAAATGTTCCCGAAGTCTGCAGAATATTCTGCGCCACCGCTAACGATGTCGAAGTTATAGTCAGCGAAACAAAGCAGGGCCGGGGAATACTCGGGATAATCGACGGAGAAAGCCCGCTCGGGATAGAAAACGAAGAAGATAAGAAATCGAGAATGGATCTGCTGCGCAAGATAGGATATAAGTTATAG
- a CDS encoding sigma 54-interacting transcriptional regulator — protein sequence MKNGENKKSGDFFSEAQKSIDSLKKSEKAKTQARDSEELEKSRHRINKLEILINVTKALNSTLNLNELLAKIIDSIINLADTDRGFLMLADNKGEMKFRIARDKNEQSLEERDFEVSYSIINEVTQKGTPLFISDLMENEQFAKKESVIDLQLRTAICVPLKLDNRIIGVIYTDASRLSGDITEDDISIVSAFSSQAAIAIENARLHGALILSKEDLARENRKLKQELSDKYEFSGIIGKSKSMLDIFSTIKKIALFDTTVLITGSTGTGKELIAKAIHYNSKRKDNELVTINCSAMPAELLESELFGHKKGSFTGASNDKPGLFETASGGTIFLDEIGDMPETLQVKLLRTLQEGEIRRVGENLTRKVNVRIIAATNRNLEAHAEKGGFRRDLFYRLNVVPITIPPLRDRQEDILPLVVHFLDKYSKKMKKGEVSISPEVTKLFLSYQWPGNVRELENSIERALALSGDSKTLNKEHFPQFFTGEMGMKTGNREIYSLKQGIKSAEKKIIEDTLSKTGGKVTKAAELLKVSRQHLHNKINEYNINR from the coding sequence ATGAAAAACGGAGAAAACAAGAAATCGGGCGATTTCTTCTCTGAGGCCCAGAAGAGTATCGATAGCCTAAAGAAATCCGAAAAAGCTAAAACTCAAGCACGTGATTCGGAGGAACTGGAAAAAAGCCGGCACAGGATCAACAAACTTGAAATACTTATCAACGTTACAAAGGCATTGAATTCCACCCTGAATCTGAATGAACTGCTCGCCAAGATTATAGATTCAATAATAAATCTCGCGGATACCGATAGAGGTTTTCTTATGCTCGCGGACAACAAGGGGGAAATGAAATTCAGGATCGCCAGGGATAAAAATGAGCAATCCCTCGAAGAAAGAGATTTTGAAGTAAGCTACAGTATTATCAATGAAGTTACGCAGAAGGGCACACCACTTTTTATCTCTGATCTTATGGAAAACGAGCAGTTCGCCAAAAAAGAAAGCGTTATCGATCTGCAGCTAAGAACGGCAATCTGTGTACCTCTGAAACTTGATAACAGAATTATAGGTGTTATCTATACAGATGCCAGCAGGCTATCAGGAGATATAACTGAAGATGATATATCGATAGTATCAGCCTTTTCCTCGCAGGCCGCGATAGCGATAGAGAACGCGCGTCTACACGGGGCGCTGATCCTATCGAAGGAAGATCTTGCCAGGGAAAACAGAAAATTAAAACAGGAACTCTCAGATAAATATGAATTTTCGGGAATTATCGGCAAAAGCAAATCCATGCTCGACATATTCAGCACAATCAAAAAGATAGCTTTATTTGACACAACAGTTCTGATCACAGGTTCAACAGGAACCGGAAAAGAACTCATAGCAAAAGCAATCCATTATAACAGTAAGAGAAAAGACAATGAACTGGTTACTATCAACTGCAGCGCCATGCCGGCGGAATTGCTCGAAAGTGAACTCTTCGGACATAAAAAAGGTTCTTTCACGGGAGCCTCAAACGACAAACCCGGACTCTTTGAAACAGCCAGCGGGGGAACGATATTCCTTGACGAGATAGGCGACATGCCCGAAACACTCCAGGTCAAACTATTGAGAACTCTTCAGGAAGGAGAAATAAGGAGAGTGGGTGAAAATCTGACACGTAAAGTAAATGTCAGGATAATAGCCGCTACGAACAGAAATCTTGAAGCGCACGCCGAAAAGGGGGGTTTTAGACGCGACCTCTTTTACAGATTGAATGTAGTCCCCATTACAATACCTCCTCTTCGTGACAGGCAGGAAGATATCCTCCCATTGGTTGTTCATTTTCTTGACAAATACTCAAAGAAAATGAAAAAAGGTGAAGTAAGTATTTCCCCTGAAGTAACAAAGCTTTTCCTTTCCTATCAGTGGCCCGGGAATGTTCGTGAGCTTGAGAACAGCATTGAGAGAGCGCTGGCGCTGAGCGGAGATTCCAAAACACTGAATAAAGAACATTTTCCCCAGTTTTTTACAGGAGAGATGGGAATGAAAACGGGGAACAGAGAAATATATTCACTTAAACAGGGCATTAAATCCGCCGAGAAAAAAATAATAGAAGATACTTTATCCAAAACAGGAGGCAAAGTTACAAAGGCCGCGGAACTTTTGAAGGTCTCACGGCAGCACCTGCATAACAAGATAAACGAGTATAATATTAATCGTTAA
- a CDS encoding sigma 54-interacting transcriptional regulator, with product MLNIKDTINRLLDSVAENSGRGYYKQAYLYAREALGLVNLVSEDRETVCRVYISSAKSAYYMSRFEESENNLVKLEALLKEERACDKDYRSQISIIRADILRRKGNYSEAIGYIDRFTAVDGETVDPRFAVSRFMIRGACLMRLGHIDKARNQLETALGLANRASDDKARSSVLATLGLLSVRMGFLDNADNYLKRATNIYREKEDIYGQSAAMLNRGIVKYHLGKFDDAESNIKQAVSGFKECDWKIGICRALIALGNNEISREKYNSAFKFFERSQSIAEAKGFLREKALVFGGFGRIFMEAEDYTKAQNFFRKALAISSKNFPGGDVELEQFISMGELYLSKGDERGALEFFERALKLSRTMKARMEEGIICRGMGLAFCNFGDIEKAEKYFEKAVEILRAAGYNFALARTQIKYCRVLFKYIAGLGDGSGKRERIDKIWRLLIEVEHLSCGIQTDLLKDKTDTLLEEIIKIKNRLPLRKAEINKSGTLVELQFDPKYLAYGELVSVSKTMFDVYDRARFAASFSTPVLITGETGTGKELIAKLIHRLSGRGDKKIVTVNCSAVPDRLFESEFFGHKKGCFTGALSDRRGLFEEASGGSIFLDEIGELTENQQAKLLRVLQEKKIRRVGDNVEREIDVRFISATNQIIGDDIKESSMREDFYYRINEERIYLAPLRDRKEDIIPLLTFCLSENGYSKNGKIRIEKEALRCIQRYRWPGNVREFLAVVKRAGYISGGGIITADMLPDRVKGRGILQKSASQNINSGSNDSVKRRKLLNLLKICDGNKSAVARWLGISRSTLYKQLKRADLENLIR from the coding sequence ATGTTGAATATAAAGGATACTATAAATAGATTGCTCGATTCAGTTGCGGAAAACTCCGGGCGGGGATATTATAAACAGGCCTATCTGTATGCCAGAGAAGCTCTCGGGCTTGTAAATCTAGTTTCCGAAGACAGAGAAACAGTCTGCCGGGTGTATATTTCATCCGCTAAGAGTGCGTATTATATGTCCCGTTTTGAGGAAAGTGAGAACAATCTTGTAAAACTCGAGGCTTTACTGAAAGAAGAAAGAGCATGCGATAAAGATTATAGAAGTCAAATATCAATTATCAGGGCTGATATACTTAGAAGAAAGGGTAATTATAGTGAAGCAATAGGGTATATTGATCGATTTACTGCAGTTGACGGCGAAACCGTAGATCCGCGGTTTGCTGTCAGCAGGTTCATGATCAGAGGAGCCTGCCTGATGAGGTTGGGACATATTGATAAGGCCAGAAATCAGCTGGAGACGGCCCTTGGCCTCGCAAATCGTGCTTCCGATGATAAAGCTCGTTCTTCCGTACTCGCTACTCTGGGATTGCTTTCGGTGAGAATGGGGTTTCTTGACAATGCTGATAATTATTTAAAGCGCGCGACAAATATATACAGGGAAAAAGAAGATATCTACGGACAGTCGGCGGCTATGCTGAACAGAGGAATAGTTAAGTATCACCTTGGAAAGTTTGATGATGCCGAAAGTAATATCAAACAGGCTGTTTCCGGATTTAAAGAATGCGATTGGAAGATCGGAATATGCCGCGCTCTCATTGCTCTGGGCAATAATGAAATAAGCCGCGAGAAATATAATTCAGCCTTTAAATTCTTTGAAAGGTCACAATCGATCGCTGAAGCGAAAGGTTTTCTGAGAGAAAAAGCGCTGGTGTTTGGAGGTTTCGGACGGATATTCATGGAAGCGGAGGATTACACGAAAGCTCAGAACTTCTTCAGAAAAGCTCTCGCGATATCTTCAAAAAATTTCCCCGGAGGAGATGTTGAACTGGAACAGTTTATATCTATGGGTGAATTGTATTTGTCAAAGGGTGATGAAAGAGGAGCTCTTGAGTTCTTTGAGAGAGCTCTGAAACTGTCAAGAACGATGAAGGCGAGAATGGAAGAAGGGATTATATGCAGAGGAATGGGGTTAGCGTTCTGCAATTTTGGAGATATAGAAAAAGCTGAAAAGTATTTCGAGAAGGCTGTTGAGATACTAAGAGCGGCGGGATACAATTTCGCGCTCGCGCGAACGCAGATAAAATATTGCCGGGTCCTTTTCAAATATATAGCCGGCTTAGGAGACGGAAGTGGGAAAAGGGAGAGGATAGATAAGATATGGCGTCTTTTGATAGAGGTTGAGCATCTTTCCTGCGGTATTCAGACCGATTTGTTAAAAGATAAAACAGATACGCTTCTTGAAGAGATTATCAAAATTAAGAACAGATTGCCGCTCAGGAAAGCTGAAATCAACAAAAGCGGCACTTTAGTCGAATTGCAGTTTGATCCCAAATACCTTGCTTACGGTGAATTGGTTTCTGTCTCAAAAACTATGTTTGATGTTTATGACAGAGCGAGGTTTGCCGCCTCTTTTTCTACACCTGTACTTATTACCGGAGAGACCGGAACCGGCAAGGAGCTTATAGCAAAGCTGATTCATAGGCTGAGCGGCAGGGGTGATAAGAAAATTGTGACCGTTAACTGTTCAGCTGTTCCCGACCGTCTTTTTGAAAGTGAATTCTTCGGTCATAAAAAGGGATGCTTCACCGGAGCTCTTTCCGACCGCCGCGGGCTTTTTGAAGAAGCATCCGGCGGTTCAATCTTTCTTGATGAAATAGGTGAACTTACTGAAAATCAGCAGGCTAAGCTGCTGAGGGTTCTTCAGGAAAAAAAGATCAGGCGCGTGGGGGATAATGTCGAGAGAGAAATAGACGTAAGGTTTATATCAGCCACAAATCAGATAATAGGAGATGATATTAAAGAAAGCTCTATGCGGGAGGATTTCTATTACCGTATCAATGAGGAAAGAATTTACCTTGCTCCTCTTAGAGATAGAAAAGAAGATATAATTCCTCTGCTGACCTTCTGTCTGTCGGAAAACGGATATAGTAAAAATGGTAAAATCAGAATAGAGAAAGAAGCGCTGAGATGTATTCAGCGATACCGGTGGCCCGGAAACGTCAGAGAATTTCTCGCTGTTGTCAAACGAGCCGGATATATATCGGGCGGCGGGATTATAACGGCGGATATGCTTCCTGACAGGGTGAAAGGGAGGGGGATCTTACAAAAATCAGCTTCTCAGAATATAAACTCCGGTAGTAATGATTCTGTAAAGAGAAGAAAACTGCTGAATCTATTAAAGATATGTGACGGCAATAAAAGCGCTGTAGCAAGATGGCTCGGTATTTCCAGAAGCACACTTTACAAGCAGCTCAAACGGGCGGATCTTGAAAATCTAATCAGGTAG
- the lnt gene encoding apolipoprotein N-acyltransferase, whose product MSIAAFAYRWRREISAGVLSGVLLAVSFPPYPLRFFSLFALVPLIWFFIRSEKSPGRYGNYLKRGFVLGFVSGLVFFGILLYWVANVIPASSVTNRWVLAPGVLLLVIYLSCFTGLFGMFTAFLVRRYRLRALIAVPALWSIMEVARSNGELAFSWGLLANSLAEYPAAIQALSIYGPYGFSFLIITVNLLTALVLFIRPIGKKAVMFVLLAVIISVHTGYGMHRIERFDKKRKELPEKNDIAVIQPNVSLDIKWKPEYKDSIFSQIETLVRKASEDGADLVIFPETSAPVALSRSRKYRDWLERIARDSEVELLIGYIDHSFKNGRWVSYNTAGLFDAEDGLVEEYHKVNLLPFGEKIPFSQYFASLEEIDFGQANFKRGREKTLFDSGKGKFGVLICFESTFPGYVRDYVRGGAEFLVNITNDGWFGSSRGPLQHSETAILRAVENGVSVLRAANTGVSMYIDPTGRVRKRLDLNVGGKIECSARSFASPTIYVRYGNTIFLVLVILSFAAVVISDPAGLIKKSKSK is encoded by the coding sequence ATGAGTATTGCTGCTTTTGCCTATAGATGGAGAAGAGAAATATCAGCCGGGGTTTTGTCCGGTGTTTTACTGGCAGTTTCCTTCCCGCCATACCCTTTGAGGTTTTTTTCTTTATTCGCCCTTGTACCTCTTATCTGGTTTTTCATCAGGTCTGAGAAATCTCCCGGCAGATACGGCAATTATCTAAAAAGAGGATTTGTTCTGGGTTTCGTTTCCGGCCTGGTATTCTTTGGAATACTGCTGTATTGGGTAGCCAATGTGATCCCCGCTTCAAGCGTTACAAATAGATGGGTTCTGGCACCGGGGGTTTTGCTCCTGGTAATATATCTTTCCTGTTTTACGGGATTATTCGGAATGTTTACGGCTTTTCTAGTGAGAAGATACCGCCTTAGAGCTTTGATCGCTGTTCCCGCCCTCTGGTCAATAATGGAAGTAGCGCGTTCAAACGGGGAACTTGCTTTTTCATGGGGACTTCTTGCGAACTCTCTGGCAGAGTATCCCGCGGCTATTCAAGCGCTTTCGATATACGGACCCTACGGTTTTTCCTTTCTTATTATAACGGTAAATCTGCTTACAGCTCTCGTCCTCTTTATACGTCCAATTGGCAAAAAAGCGGTCATGTTTGTCCTTCTTGCTGTAATTATTTCAGTTCACACAGGTTACGGTATGCACAGGATTGAAAGATTCGATAAAAAGAGAAAAGAGTTGCCGGAAAAGAATGATATTGCCGTGATTCAGCCGAATGTTTCTCTCGATATTAAATGGAAACCGGAGTATAAGGATTCGATATTCAGTCAGATAGAGACATTAGTCCGGAAAGCTTCAGAGGACGGCGCGGATCTTGTGATATTTCCCGAAACTTCAGCGCCGGTTGCTCTCAGCCGTTCCAGAAAGTACAGGGACTGGCTTGAAAGGATTGCCCGTGATTCTGAAGTGGAGCTTCTTATAGGTTATATCGATCATTCATTTAAGAATGGCCGCTGGGTCTCTTATAATACGGCGGGGCTTTTTGACGCTGAGGACGGGCTGGTTGAAGAATATCATAAGGTTAATCTGCTGCCCTTTGGTGAGAAGATACCTTTCAGCCAATATTTTGCGTCACTTGAGGAAATCGATTTTGGTCAGGCAAATTTTAAAAGGGGTAGAGAAAAAACTCTATTTGATTCTGGAAAGGGGAAATTCGGAGTACTGATATGCTTTGAATCCACATTTCCAGGTTATGTGAGGGATTATGTCCGCGGCGGGGCGGAGTTTCTTGTTAATATTACGAATGACGGCTGGTTTGGAAGCAGCCGCGGGCCGCTGCAGCATTCTGAAACCGCCATTCTGCGAGCCGTCGAAAACGGAGTGTCGGTTCTAAGAGCGGCTAATACTGGTGTTTCAATGTATATAGATCCGACAGGACGGGTTCGAAAGAGATTGGATTTGAATGTTGGGGGAAAGATAGAATGCTCAGCCCGGTCTTTTGCCTCTCCGACTATCTATGTTAGATACGGCAACACAATATTTTTAGTACTGGTTATTTTGAGCTTCGCCGCGGTTGTGATTAGTGATCCGGCCGGATTGATCAAGAAATCAAAATCTAAATGA